In Myxococcales bacterium, the DNA window ACGAGCTGCATCTGGCCGGCGACGGTCGTCTCCACGTGGAGCGAGCCCGACATCTTGAGCTGCCCCGAGAGCGTCACCGCGCCGAGCGGGAGCTTCGTGTAGAGGTCGTCCTCGTCTTGGATGTCGGTCGTGTCGCGCGAGAGGGTGGTGCGCTTCCACGCGTACGCTCCGGGTACTTTGCACCTATCGACGATGCGCAGCTCGCAGCCCGAGTACTCGACGGCGACGGCGCCCTCGGCGAGCAGGGCCTCGAGGCGCGCCTTGTAGGGCGCGGGCCACTCGGTCACGAGGGGTTGCTCGCGGCTCGCGGCGACGCTGCATCGCGCGAGCTGCGTGGTGTCGTGACCTTGGTTCGGCATGACGGCCTCGGCCACGGGTGCGCCATGGCACGCGGCGAGCGCCAACGACGAGACGACCACGAGCCCCACGAGCTTCCTCATGGGGCCAGTCTTTGCACAGATTTCGAGCGAGCCAAAGGGGCGACGTCAGGGCCCCTTGGCCGAGGCCGCCACGGCGTTGTCGAACGCCTCTTCGGTGTGGAGCGGGCCGCCCACCCAGCGGATCTTGCCCTGCCCGTCGGCCACGAACACCATGGGCAGCTCGCCCACCCGAAAGCGGCCCGAGACCGCGTGGCCTCCGTCTTGAACGACCGGGAACGTGAGCCCGTACTGCGCGACGAGCTCTTTCACGTCGGCGTCGGACTCGTCCTCGGAGACGCCCACGACGGCCACCTCGGGGTGGGACTTGGCGAACGCCTCGACGAACGGGAGCGTCTTTTTGCAGGGCTCGCAGAACTTGGCGAAGAACTTCACCACGACGACCTTGCCGCGGAGCGTGTCGGTGTCGACCTCGCGCCCGTCGATGGCAGCGCGTTTCACGCGTGGGAGCGCCTTCGGGCCGCTCGCGTCGGGCGAGAGCGAGCTCCCCCGGTACGAGATGGGCATGGGAGGCGTGCAGGCAGCGAGGCCCGAGAGCGCAAAGACGACGGCCACGAGGCGAGAGGCGCGCATGGCGTTCGCGTAGCACGGGATCGCGGGTTCCCCGAGAAAAAGGGGCTCCTCGCGGGCTCGAGCGGCCTTATCGTCCGGGCATGAGCGTGGGTTTTTGGGTCGCCGTGATCCTCGCCGTGATGCACGGTGCGGCGATGTTCGCCGTGTGGCTCGTCACGCGGAAGAAGAAGGAGGCCGACGCCGCGACCCTCGAAACGGCGCGGATCACGGCGGTCGAGCGGCAGGTCCCGGACGTCGCTTCGGGCACGGTGAAGGTCGTGCTGCGCCTCGCGCTCCCGTCCGGCGCGGAAGAGGGCGTCGTGTGGGAGATCCGCGAGGGTCACCTCGGGGACGTCGCGGAGGGCTGCGAGATCCCCGTGCGGCGCGCGTCTCCGAGTGGCTTCGTCGCGCCGGCCGTGCCCTTCGCCGAGCTGTCGGAGATGCACACGAGGCTGTGGGTGCGGGGGACGTGACGGTTGGGGGGTGGCGCGGAATGGCACGGGGGTGAGCCATGGGGGTGAAGGGCAAACCCACCGCAGGACAGGCCCCGGGGGCCTCGGGGAAGGAGATCCGGAAGGAGATCCAGGAGATCCGACCGACGTTGACGCCAAACCCACGAGATCATTCGGTTCACGTGATGACGCTCGGTCCGTCGGCGCCAACGACGCGCGGTGGCATAATGTCGTACGCCCCGGCGACCATTTCGCCCCGGCAGACGCGGAAGAACCGACCGACGTTCGCGCCAACCACATGAAATCATTCACATATCGCGTTCAGTGGCCCAGAGCGCGTCAGCTCGGCCCGGTCCGGCCCACGTGGCACGTGGCGCTCCCAACCAAAGCGCCCTCTACCTCGCGTCCGAGCACGGCGCCACGAAGCAGCGCTTGATCTGGACGGAGGCGTAGCCGCGGAAGGGCTCGGGGGAACGAAGTTCGACCACCGTCGCGAGCGCGAGCGCGAGGCAGACGACGTCGGTCCCGAGCGACAGCGCCCGCCCCGATGGCGCGCTCACGGAGTCCACGGGTGGTGTCGGGGAGCGGTACGGGCTTCCGGCCGGGTCCTTCGCGGTGGGCTTTTTTCGTAGCGCGCGCACGCCACGCTCGAGCCACGGCAAGCACCCCAAGAGCACGATCGCACAAGCACCGACGACCCCCATGGCCCCCGGCTCCAGGTAGCGCCCGCTCGCCCGCATGAGGAGGAGAACGGCCGAAAGCACGAGCAGAACGAACGTGCGGAGGTAGCTCGGATCGTGATCCTTCATCGGCCCACCTCACACGCCGCGTCGACGGTCAGATTGAGCCCGATGGGCACGGGCCGGCACGGGCGGGAAGCGCACTCGAGCACGCGCACCGTGTAACCGTCCTCGCAGACGTACCCGGCCGTTCGCACGATACCGCTGCACACCACCATGTCTTCTCCGCGTTCGCATGGATCGTAGACGTGAGCGAGCACACCGAACGTGGCTCCTTCGGGCCGCGGTCCCGCGAACTTCTCCGGACGATAGGTGGTCATTAGCTTTCCCAGGATGGCGATCACGATCAGGGCACCGTCCACTCCGTAGGCGAGCCGATCGCCCGGAGCCCGCAATGTCGCGGGGCGGCCCGCCCGGAGAGCGATACGCACGGTCGCCACCGCGATGACCGCGAGCAGGACGAGAGGAACCGTGTCCACCTCGTCCCGGCCGAGAGCACGAGGCCACAGGAGCAGAGCCGAGAGAATCAGGGCGGCGAGCGCGACGTGTATACGAGAGGGGAGCTGCATGGGCGCTACCTCGAAAGAATAGGGATCGACGACCGCGACCACGAAGGCCGCGCCGAGAAGGGGGCGGAGCGCAGTACAAGAGAGTAGCGTGGATGGGTTCGAGAGCGCCTCACGGCTCGTCGCATACGAGCTCCCCGTTCGTGCCTACGGTTGCGCGAGGGTCCGAGGGCGAAAGAGGGCGGCAGCGCTGGCTCGTACTTCTGCAGTTGATTCCTCCGGCGATGGCTCCTTTGCGGCAGACATACGCCGCGTACGGAGCCGATTCGTGGCAAGCGTAGCCCTCTTCGATGCCCGCGCAGCCCCGGGGCGGAGTCGACTTACCGAGCTCGAGGGTCTCTTGGCAAACCTGCTTCCCACCAACGATACGGCCCTCGGGCAGCACGCCCACGGCGATCCATGCGCACGCGGTGGCGAGGAAGGCGTCCGTTCCGAACCTTCGCGCCTCGTTGACCTGAGCCTCGGCCGCCTGAAGGTAGGTGGCTTTCGGAGGAAGGTGCGAAACCGCGCGGTACCAAATCTTTCGCGCGGATTCCCATGAAGTCGCCTTCGGGATCCCGTAGCGCATATGTTTTCCGCCCTTGACCATGAGGGCGAATGCCTTGTTGCCGATTCCCGAGTTGACGTGGACCCAGCACATATCGTTCTTCTTCGAAGGCGCCTCTCCCGAATCACACCGGAACATGCGAGAGGCATGGTCGGGGTCCAAGAATTCGCCCGGCTCTTCCATGTTTCGCACGGCGCCCATTCCCCCGATCACGAGCTTCTCCCCGAGCCGCAGGCTCACGGGATGCCCCGGGAGGCGAGACCATTCGCGCGCCGACACGCCGACGACGTCTGCGAACGACTCGTCGATCGCCCCCGACTCTCCTTGGTAGAGGAGCTTCGACGAGTACGCGACGATCCCATGGCCGAGCTCGTGCGCGAGCAGGTCGTACCCTGCGGAGTACGGGAGCCTATCGGCGCTGCCGTCGCCAATGTGAACCTCGGGGAGCACGACCGACCCACCCAGAAAGCCAAGCGGGAGGAAGAGCCCTTTTCCGGTGTTTCGAAAACACGCGTTTCGCCCGAAGTCGTTGGCCGCGCTGTTGTCGTGAACGACGATTCGAACGCCGAGGCCGCGATCGTCAAGACCGTTTCGCCCGAGCCCCTCACGGAAGAATCGGAGCGACTCCATCGCGTAGAAGTAGCCGTCGACCGCCGCTCCCTTGCCGTCGTCCCACTGACCGGGAGAGCTCGACGTCAACGCCACTCCGAGACCTCCGTAGCTCGAGCAAGTCACGATGGGCACCGACGGGGATACCATCGTGTTCAGCCCGAGCGCGCCCGTCACGATGAGCTTCTTCTTGTCGTTCGGATCGAGACCACGGGCGAAACGCACCCCGCCAGCGACGTCCTCGGCGCCTCGCGTACCAGAGACCGCGAGCACCGAGCCCGTCGCGGCGTCGATGTCGAACTGAGCCGCGGCGCAGTCCGTTTCGAGGCCGCCGACCTGTAGGCGGTACGCGAGTCGGAGGCCTCCCTGGTTCGTTGCGGCGCCGAGCACCGGCTCGGAGGCGACGACCTCCTTCACGGGCCCTTCGCACGTCTTCGACCAAACCTGCTTGGCGACTTCTTGCGCGGCGGCCGCGGAGAGCGTCGGCGTGGTGCCGAGACCTTCCGTCCCTTCGCTGAAGCTCGGGAGGATCGCCTCGACCCGGCCCTCGGCATCGAACGACATCGTCGTCACTGCGTCGAAGACCACGATCTCCGTTCCTGGGAGGGTCTGCGCGAGGCGTACGTAGTCGACCCCGTCGGCCGTGGCTGCGCGGGGCTCGACCTTCACGCCCGCGCTCCCGAGGTGGAGGTCCTTCCCGTAGGCCCTGACGAACGCCTTGGCTTGCTCGTCTGCAGAGCCCGGCGAGAGGCGCACGGGCGCTCTGGGCACGAGCGCCTCGGCGCCCTTCGCACCCACGCCGACCTGCCACTGCACGCCGGTCGCAGCCTCCA includes these proteins:
- a CDS encoding TlpA family protein disulfide reductase, whose protein sequence is MRASRLVAVVFALSGLAACTPPMPISYRGSSLSPDASGPKALPRVKRAAIDGREVDTDTLRGKVVVVKFFAKFCEPCKKTLPFVEAFAKSHPEVAVVGVSEDESDADVKELVAQYGLTFPVVQDGGHAVSGRFRVGELPMVFVADGQGKIRWVGGPLHTEEAFDNAVAASAKGP
- a CDS encoding M4 family metallopeptidase, giving the protein MKRAVLGLGMVGLSVLGVACSGGTEAPPPLEVGAQDLAARLEAATGVQWQVGVGAKGAEALVPRAPVRLSPGSADEQAKAFVRAYGKDLHLGSAGVKVEPRAATADGVDYVRLAQTLPGTEIVVFDAVTTMSFDAEGRVEAILPSFSEGTEGLGTTPTLSAAAAQEVAKQVWSKTCEGPVKEVVASEPVLGAATNQGGLRLAYRLQVGGLETDCAAAQFDIDAATGSVLAVSGTRGAEDVAGGVRFARGLDPNDKKKLIVTGALGLNTMVSPSVPIVTCSSYGGLGVALTSSSPGQWDDGKGAAVDGYFYAMESLRFFREGLGRNGLDDRGLGVRIVVHDNSAANDFGRNACFRNTGKGLFLPLGFLGGSVVLPEVHIGDGSADRLPYSAGYDLLAHELGHGIVAYSSKLLYQGESGAIDESFADVVGVSAREWSRLPGHPVSLRLGEKLVIGGMGAVRNMEEPGEFLDPDHASRMFRCDSGEAPSKKNDMCWVHVNSGIGNKAFALMVKGGKHMRYGIPKATSWESARKIWYRAVSHLPPKATYLQAAEAQVNEARRFGTDAFLATACAWIAVGVLPEGRIVGGKQVCQETLELGKSTPPRGCAGIEEGYACHESAPYAAYVCRKGAIAGGINCRSTSQRCRPLSPSDPRATVGTNGELVCDEP